The Brachyhypopomus gauderio isolate BG-103 chromosome 12, BGAUD_0.2, whole genome shotgun sequence genome window below encodes:
- the camsap2a gene encoding calmodulin-regulated spectrin-associated protein 2a isoform X6, whose amino-acid sequence MGDLTESKNWKKTFIVPAIKSFEHYEFNRAKIRASLTWLVAKAFGTESVPGDLKDPFYTDQYEQEHLKPPVGALLLSAELYSRAGSLILKSDAAKPLLGHDAIIQALAQKGLYVTDQERLVTERDLCKRPIQMSAHLAMIDTLMMAYTVETVSVEKVVMCMKQYSMDYADGDVPYDTEDAVTSWMNKVNEYLKEIIMQEQSRKEAQNEEPVESPKSPTKWYMKLVPARYRKEQLLPKAVPWIPSVDNLLKDSTDGSGLAALLHFYCPDLVKLEDICLKETMSLADSLYNLQLIQDFCRKHLNRCCHFSLEDMLYASSSIKNNYLVFMAELFWWFEVVKPPFVQPQVLVTEAPAPSIKTVPSVPISKVTKRSFMERPPSPDRPSLPLRPQPRTLNSGEIKRSTSMSFVDSFIGTWPKEKRSASQGVSFDIPFDKEDAGQTPAPPSRGMTRSVSTEGFGFKVPNMAKGMKRNLSFQPVNGQSVGIEEEGCPDSLAEADRVNGVAAHNMEEALEIIHNSEKKQQNPVAQAQSEGFFLHLQTKGELSAKTQIEEEELDSVSETKEAWSTSTTEVDTGIHVRTEDIQETLDEDSSLRDCTISMDLDMDQDSETRVCHSQSSTSPCPSSISTRSPTAFPPTPTSGIKMTSFAEQKFRKLHPSVETKGSSSQGTTPDSSDFNLPHSVSWAPSPETRPVHQPPKDPAQAMAAEMAQLRMRLEEKRRAIEAQKKKVEAAFTRHRQKMGRSAFLTVVRKKSDGAPPAQEDAKAAPDTPQATKSPGKSPVKSPGEEGASEADLLEYTRSIEKLNASLSFLQTEMQRLAQQQEFIMQMRQQQTWSASPHHPSPQKQVWELRGSGARSSGSPSPADSPRAVHRSPTNLKRKSASFHSKTPRTPRPSELKIAPFSRVLTVPQSVDSIPRLRRFSPSQPISSSFAYLGNDTKPAGTTSAEKDSVQASEVLCTEGATDVTSPTKNPSPADAEVVAGSGARQAEELKDAQNKVEGDGEKKERKKTETEIKPTVESSVSEVLSQAVKETVIVTPTEKPVDLVVQSNRNLIEVPLSVLQPLDGPELEENGERLGAGDNPEDDQKMCCGFFFKDDMKGEDGMALKRRALLEKRLRRERENQQRKQQLEAEQEQKKEDARLKAEEDRQKKEEEKARKEFIKQEYLRRKQLKLMEDMDALVKARPAGAKSRKPRPKSIHRDVLEPPRGPIKATAVSSLSLASLSLGESDSVSSEKRTPSRPDSADGFLSPTRSGSHNGEKDWENGSTTSSVTSNTEYTGPKLYKEPSAKSNKHIIQNALAYCCLAGKVNEAQKNKILEEMEKSEANNFLILFRDSGCQFRALYTYCPDTEQMNKLAGIGPKTISYKMIDGLYKYNSDRKLFSQIPAKTMSASVDAITIHSHLWQTKKPGTPKKVAPPKS is encoded by the exons AGTGCCCACCTGGCCATGATTGACACACTGATGATGGCCTACACTGTGGAGACGGTGAGCGTGGAGAAGGTGGTGATGTGTATGAAGCAGTATTCTATGGACTACGCCGATGGAGACGTACCGTATGACACAGAGGATGCAGTCACAAGCTGGATGAATAAG GTCAACGAGTACTTGAAGGAGATCATCATGCAGGAGCAAAGCAGGAAGGAGGCGCAGAATGAAGAGCCGGTTGAAAGCCCGAAG TCTCCAACCAAGTGGTATATGAAGCTGGTTCCT GCCCGATACAGAAAGGAGCAACTTCTGCCTAAGGCTGTACCATGGATCCCCTCCGTGGACAACCTGCTGAAGGACAGCACTGACGGCAGCGGCCTGGCCGCCTTGCTGCATTTCTACTGCCCGGACCTGGTCAAGCTGGAGG ACATATGCCTGAAAGAGACCATGTCACTGGCAGACAGCTTGTACAacctgcagctcatccaggactTCTGCCGCAAGCACTTAAACCGCTGCTGCCACTTCAGCCTGGAAGACATGCTCTACGCATCTTCATCCATTAAG AATAACTACCTTGTCTTCATGGCCGAGCTCTTCTGGTGGTTTGAAGTAGTTAAGCCACCCTTTGTGCAGCCTCAGGTTTTGGTCACTGAAG CACCAGCTCCATCAATAAAAACCGTGCCATCCGTACCTATCTCGAAAGTGACAAAAAGAAGTTTCATGGAAAGACCTCCCAGTCCAGACAGGCCAAG CTTACCGCTGCGACCACAACCTCGAACCTTAAACTCAG GTGAGATCAAGCGATCAACCTCCATGTCGTTTGTTGACAGCTTTATTGGGACTTGGCCCAAGGAGAAAAG GTCAGCCTCTCAGGGAGTGTCCTTTGATATTCCATTTGATAAAGAGGACGCCGGTCAGACCCCTGCACCACCCAGCAGGGGAATGACCAGGTCTGTGAGCACAGAGGGCTTTGGATTCAAAGTACCTAACATGGCCAAGGGAATGAAACGAAACCTGTCCTTCCAGCCAGTCAATGGCCAAAGCGTAGGTATTGAGGAGGAAGGCTGTCCAGACAGCCTCGCCGAAGCTGATCGTGTGAACGGTGTGGCCGCACATAACATGGAAGAGGCCCTAGAGATCATCCACAACTCTGAGAAGAAACAGCAGAACCCTGTGGCCCAGGCACAGAGTGAGGGATTCTTCCTTCATCTGCAGACCAAAGGAGAACTGTCCGCCAAAACACAAATAGAAGAAGAAGAACTAGATTCTGTGTCAGAGACAAAAGAGGCCTGGAGCACATCTACTACAGAGGTGGACACTGGCATACACGTGAGAACAGAAGACATCCAGGAGACACTGGATGAGGACTCATCCCTGAGAGACTGCACAATCAGTATGGACTTGGACATGGACCAGGACTCTGAAACCAGAGTATGTCACAGCCAGAGCTCCACCAGTCCATGTCCCAGCAGCATCAGCACCAGGTCTCCCACAGCTTTCCCACCCACCCCTACATCTGGCATTAAGATGACCAGCTTTGCTGAGCAGAAGTTCCGAAAGCTCCATCCAAGTGTGGAGACAAAGGGCAGCAGTTCTCAGGGCACCACACCAGACAGCTCAGACTTCAACCTTCCTCATTCTGTCTCCTGGGCCCCCTCCCCAGAAACGAGGCCTGTTCATCAGCCTCCGAAGGATCCGGCCCAAGCCATGGCTGCCGAAATGGCACAGCTGCGCATGCGTCTGGAGGAGAAGCGTCGTGCCATCGAGGCACAAAAGAAGAAGGTTGAAGCTGCCTTCACGCGTCACAGGCAGAAGATGGGCCGCAGTGCCTTCCTCACGGTGGTCAGAAAGAAAAGCGACGGCGCTCCCCCTGCCCAGGAGGATGCCAAAGCCGCACCCGACACACCGCAGGCCACTAAGTCCCCAGGCAAGTCCCCCGTGAAGTCCCCTGGAGAGGAGGGCGCGTCGGAGGCAGACCTTTTGGAATACACGCGCTCCATCGAAAAGCTGAACGCCTCGCTGAGCTTCTTGCAGACGGAGATGCAGCGGCTAGCCCAGCAGCAGGAGTTCATCATGCAGATGCGTCAGCAGCAGACCTGGTCTGCGTCTCCGCACCATCCTTCCCCCCAGAAACAGGTGTGGGAGCTCAGAGGGAGCGGGGCTCGCTCCTCAGGCTCTCCCTCACCCGCCGACTCCCCACGTGCCGTCCATCGCTCCCCCACCAACCTCAAGAGGAAATCGGCCTCGTTCCACTCCAAGACTCCCCGCACACCCAGGCCCAGTGAGCTGAAGATCGCCCCGTTCAGCCGGGTCCTCACCGTTCCCCAGTCTGTAGACAGCATACCGCGCCTGCGTCGATTCTCCCCCTCTCAGCCCATCTCCAGCTCCTTCGCGTACCTGGGGAATGACACAAAACCTGCAGGCACCACGTCTGCGGAGAAGGACAGTGTGCAGGCTTCCGAGGTCTTGTGCACCGAGGGTGCCACCGATGTCACGTCACCAACCAAAAACCCATCGCCAGCCGACGCTGAAGTGGTGGCAGGGTCAGGAGCCAGGCAGGCAGAAGAATTAAAAGATGCACAGAACAAAGtggagggagacggagagaaaaAGGAGCGGAAAAAGACAGAAACAGAAATTAAGCCCACGGTGGAATCCAGTGTTTCTGAGGTGCTATCGCAAGCAGTAAAAGAAACAGTCATAGTCACGCCTACTGAGAAGCCAGTCGATTTAGTTGTTCAAAGCAACAGAAACCTAATTGAGGTGCCACTATCTGTCCTACAACCTCTTGATGGACCAGAGTTAGAAGAAAATGGGGAGAGACTGGGAGCAGGAGACAATCCAGAGGATGACCAGAAAATGTGCTGTGGATTCTTTTTTAAG GATGACATGAAGGGTGAGGACGGCATGGCCCTGAAGCGTCGGGCCCTGCTGGAGAAGAGGCTCCGCAGGGAACGGGAGAACCAGCAGAGGAAACAGCagctggaggcagagcaggagcaGAAGAAAGAGGACGCCAG GCTGAAGGCGGAGGAGGATCggcagaagaaggaggaggagaaggccaGGAAGGAGTTCATCAAGCAGGAGTACCTGCGGAGGAAGCAGTTGAAGCTCATGGAGGACATGGACGCGCTGGTGAAAGCTCGGCCTGCCGGGGCGAAGTCGAGGAAGCCTCGGCCCAAGTCTATACACAGGGACGTGCTGGAGCCGCCCAGGGGCCCGATCAAGGCTACGGCAG TGTCTAGTCTGTCTTTGGCATCCCTCAGCCTGGGAGAGAGTGACAGTGTGAGCTCAGAGAAAAGAACCCCAAG CAGGCCAGACTCAGCTGATGGTTTCCTGTCTCCCACTCGGTCTGGGAGCCACAATGGAGAGAAGGACTGGGAAAATGGGTCTACCACATCCTCTGTAACTTCAAACACAGAGTACACAG GTCCCAAATTGTACAAAGAGCCAAGTGCCAAATCAAATAAGCATATTATCCAGAATGCCCTGGCTTATTGCTGTTTGGCTGGGAAGGTCAATGAGGCACAGAAGAACAAGATCTTGGAG GAGATGGAGAAGTCAGAGGCCAACAACTTCCTGATTCTGTTCCGAGACTCGGGCTGCCAGTTCCGTGCTCTGTACACGTACTGCCCCGATACCGAGCAGATGAACAAGCTGGCGGGGATCGGGCCCAAAACCATCTCCTACAAGATGATCGACGGTCTTTACAAGTACAACTCGGACCGGAAGCTGTTCAGTCAAATCCCAGCCAAGACCATGTCAGCCAGCGTGGACGCCATAACCATCCACAGCCACCTATGGCAGACAAAGAAGCCAGGAACACCGAAGAAAGTAGCACCCCCCAAGTCCTAG
- the camsap2a gene encoding calmodulin-regulated spectrin-associated protein 2a isoform X7 yields MGDLTESKNWKKTFIVPAIKSFEHYEFNRAKIRASLTWLVAKAFGTESVPGDLKDPFYTDQYEQEHLKPPVGALLLSAELYSRAGSLILKSDAAKPLLGHDAIIQALAQKGLYVTDQERLVTERDLCKRPIQMSAHLAMIDTLMMAYTVETVSVEKVVMCMKQYSMDYADGDVPYDTEDAVTSWMNKVNEYLKEIIMQEQSRKEAQNEEPVESPKSPTKWYMKLVPARYRKEQLLPKAVPWIPSVDNLLKDSTDGSGLAALLHFYCPDLVKLEDICLKETMSLADSLYNLQLIQDFCRKHLNRCCHFSLEDMLYASSSIKNNYLVFMAELFWWFEVVKPPFVQPQVLVTEAPAPSIKTVPSVPISKVTKRSFMERPPSPDRPSLPLRPQPRTLNSGEIKRSTSMSFVDSFIGTWPKEKRSASQGVSFDIPFDKEDAGQTPAPPSRGMTRSVSTEGFGFKVPNMAKGMKRNLSFQPVNGQSVGIEEEGCPDSLAEADRVNGVAAHNMEEALEIIHNSEKKQQNPVAQAQSEGFFLHLQTKGELSAKTQIEEEELDSVSETKEAWSTSTTEVDTGIHVRTEDIQETLDEDSSLRDCTISMDLDMDQDSETRVCHSQSSTSPCPSSISTRSPTAFPPTPTSGIKMTSFAEQKFRKLHPSVETKGSSSQGTTPDSSDFNLPHSVSWAPSPETRPVHQPPKDPAQAMAAEMAQLRMRLEEKRRAIEAQKKKVEAAFTRHRQKMGRSAFLTVVRKKSDGAPPAQEDAKAAPDTPQATKSPGKSPVKSPGEEGASEADLLEYTRSIEKLNASLSFLQTEMQRLAQQQEFIMQMRQQQTWSASPHHPSPQKQVWELRGSGARSSGSPSPADSPRAVHRSPTNLKRKSASFHSKTPRTPRPSELKIAPFSRVLTVPQSVDSIPRLRRFSPSQPISSSFAYLGNDTKPAGTTSAEKDSVQASEVLCTEGATDVTSPTKNPSPADAEVVAGSGARQAEELKDAQNKVEGDGEKKERKKTETEIKPTVESSVSEVLSQAVKETVIVTPTEKPVDLVVQSNRNLIEVPLSVLQPLDGPELEENGERLGAGDNPEDDQKMCCGFFFKDDMKGEDGMALKRRALLEKRLRRERENQQRKQQLEAEQEQKKEDARLKAEEDRQKKEEEKARKEFIKQEYLRRKQLKLMEDMDALVKARPAGAKSRKPRPKSIHRDVLEPPRGPIKATAVSSLSLASLSLGESDSVSSEKRTPRPDSADGFLSPTRSGSHNGEKDWENGSTTSSVTSNTEYTGPKLYKEPSAKSNKHIIQNALAYCCLAGKVNEAQKNKILEEMEKSEANNFLILFRDSGCQFRALYTYCPDTEQMNKLAGIGPKTISYKMIDGLYKYNSDRKLFSQIPAKTMSASVDAITIHSHLWQTKKPGTPKKVAPPKS; encoded by the exons AGTGCCCACCTGGCCATGATTGACACACTGATGATGGCCTACACTGTGGAGACGGTGAGCGTGGAGAAGGTGGTGATGTGTATGAAGCAGTATTCTATGGACTACGCCGATGGAGACGTACCGTATGACACAGAGGATGCAGTCACAAGCTGGATGAATAAG GTCAACGAGTACTTGAAGGAGATCATCATGCAGGAGCAAAGCAGGAAGGAGGCGCAGAATGAAGAGCCGGTTGAAAGCCCGAAG TCTCCAACCAAGTGGTATATGAAGCTGGTTCCT GCCCGATACAGAAAGGAGCAACTTCTGCCTAAGGCTGTACCATGGATCCCCTCCGTGGACAACCTGCTGAAGGACAGCACTGACGGCAGCGGCCTGGCCGCCTTGCTGCATTTCTACTGCCCGGACCTGGTCAAGCTGGAGG ACATATGCCTGAAAGAGACCATGTCACTGGCAGACAGCTTGTACAacctgcagctcatccaggactTCTGCCGCAAGCACTTAAACCGCTGCTGCCACTTCAGCCTGGAAGACATGCTCTACGCATCTTCATCCATTAAG AATAACTACCTTGTCTTCATGGCCGAGCTCTTCTGGTGGTTTGAAGTAGTTAAGCCACCCTTTGTGCAGCCTCAGGTTTTGGTCACTGAAG CACCAGCTCCATCAATAAAAACCGTGCCATCCGTACCTATCTCGAAAGTGACAAAAAGAAGTTTCATGGAAAGACCTCCCAGTCCAGACAGGCCAAG CTTACCGCTGCGACCACAACCTCGAACCTTAAACTCAG GTGAGATCAAGCGATCAACCTCCATGTCGTTTGTTGACAGCTTTATTGGGACTTGGCCCAAGGAGAAAAG GTCAGCCTCTCAGGGAGTGTCCTTTGATATTCCATTTGATAAAGAGGACGCCGGTCAGACCCCTGCACCACCCAGCAGGGGAATGACCAGGTCTGTGAGCACAGAGGGCTTTGGATTCAAAGTACCTAACATGGCCAAGGGAATGAAACGAAACCTGTCCTTCCAGCCAGTCAATGGCCAAAGCGTAGGTATTGAGGAGGAAGGCTGTCCAGACAGCCTCGCCGAAGCTGATCGTGTGAACGGTGTGGCCGCACATAACATGGAAGAGGCCCTAGAGATCATCCACAACTCTGAGAAGAAACAGCAGAACCCTGTGGCCCAGGCACAGAGTGAGGGATTCTTCCTTCATCTGCAGACCAAAGGAGAACTGTCCGCCAAAACACAAATAGAAGAAGAAGAACTAGATTCTGTGTCAGAGACAAAAGAGGCCTGGAGCACATCTACTACAGAGGTGGACACTGGCATACACGTGAGAACAGAAGACATCCAGGAGACACTGGATGAGGACTCATCCCTGAGAGACTGCACAATCAGTATGGACTTGGACATGGACCAGGACTCTGAAACCAGAGTATGTCACAGCCAGAGCTCCACCAGTCCATGTCCCAGCAGCATCAGCACCAGGTCTCCCACAGCTTTCCCACCCACCCCTACATCTGGCATTAAGATGACCAGCTTTGCTGAGCAGAAGTTCCGAAAGCTCCATCCAAGTGTGGAGACAAAGGGCAGCAGTTCTCAGGGCACCACACCAGACAGCTCAGACTTCAACCTTCCTCATTCTGTCTCCTGGGCCCCCTCCCCAGAAACGAGGCCTGTTCATCAGCCTCCGAAGGATCCGGCCCAAGCCATGGCTGCCGAAATGGCACAGCTGCGCATGCGTCTGGAGGAGAAGCGTCGTGCCATCGAGGCACAAAAGAAGAAGGTTGAAGCTGCCTTCACGCGTCACAGGCAGAAGATGGGCCGCAGTGCCTTCCTCACGGTGGTCAGAAAGAAAAGCGACGGCGCTCCCCCTGCCCAGGAGGATGCCAAAGCCGCACCCGACACACCGCAGGCCACTAAGTCCCCAGGCAAGTCCCCCGTGAAGTCCCCTGGAGAGGAGGGCGCGTCGGAGGCAGACCTTTTGGAATACACGCGCTCCATCGAAAAGCTGAACGCCTCGCTGAGCTTCTTGCAGACGGAGATGCAGCGGCTAGCCCAGCAGCAGGAGTTCATCATGCAGATGCGTCAGCAGCAGACCTGGTCTGCGTCTCCGCACCATCCTTCCCCCCAGAAACAGGTGTGGGAGCTCAGAGGGAGCGGGGCTCGCTCCTCAGGCTCTCCCTCACCCGCCGACTCCCCACGTGCCGTCCATCGCTCCCCCACCAACCTCAAGAGGAAATCGGCCTCGTTCCACTCCAAGACTCCCCGCACACCCAGGCCCAGTGAGCTGAAGATCGCCCCGTTCAGCCGGGTCCTCACCGTTCCCCAGTCTGTAGACAGCATACCGCGCCTGCGTCGATTCTCCCCCTCTCAGCCCATCTCCAGCTCCTTCGCGTACCTGGGGAATGACACAAAACCTGCAGGCACCACGTCTGCGGAGAAGGACAGTGTGCAGGCTTCCGAGGTCTTGTGCACCGAGGGTGCCACCGATGTCACGTCACCAACCAAAAACCCATCGCCAGCCGACGCTGAAGTGGTGGCAGGGTCAGGAGCCAGGCAGGCAGAAGAATTAAAAGATGCACAGAACAAAGtggagggagacggagagaaaaAGGAGCGGAAAAAGACAGAAACAGAAATTAAGCCCACGGTGGAATCCAGTGTTTCTGAGGTGCTATCGCAAGCAGTAAAAGAAACAGTCATAGTCACGCCTACTGAGAAGCCAGTCGATTTAGTTGTTCAAAGCAACAGAAACCTAATTGAGGTGCCACTATCTGTCCTACAACCTCTTGATGGACCAGAGTTAGAAGAAAATGGGGAGAGACTGGGAGCAGGAGACAATCCAGAGGATGACCAGAAAATGTGCTGTGGATTCTTTTTTAAG GATGACATGAAGGGTGAGGACGGCATGGCCCTGAAGCGTCGGGCCCTGCTGGAGAAGAGGCTCCGCAGGGAACGGGAGAACCAGCAGAGGAAACAGCagctggaggcagagcaggagcaGAAGAAAGAGGACGCCAG GCTGAAGGCGGAGGAGGATCggcagaagaaggaggaggagaaggccaGGAAGGAGTTCATCAAGCAGGAGTACCTGCGGAGGAAGCAGTTGAAGCTCATGGAGGACATGGACGCGCTGGTGAAAGCTCGGCCTGCCGGGGCGAAGTCGAGGAAGCCTCGGCCCAAGTCTATACACAGGGACGTGCTGGAGCCGCCCAGGGGCCCGATCAAGGCTACGGCAG TGTCTAGTCTGTCTTTGGCATCCCTCAGCCTGGGAGAGAGTGACAGTGTGAGCTCAGAGAAAAGAACCCCAAG GCCAGACTCAGCTGATGGTTTCCTGTCTCCCACTCGGTCTGGGAGCCACAATGGAGAGAAGGACTGGGAAAATGGGTCTACCACATCCTCTGTAACTTCAAACACAGAGTACACAG GTCCCAAATTGTACAAAGAGCCAAGTGCCAAATCAAATAAGCATATTATCCAGAATGCCCTGGCTTATTGCTGTTTGGCTGGGAAGGTCAATGAGGCACAGAAGAACAAGATCTTGGAG GAGATGGAGAAGTCAGAGGCCAACAACTTCCTGATTCTGTTCCGAGACTCGGGCTGCCAGTTCCGTGCTCTGTACACGTACTGCCCCGATACCGAGCAGATGAACAAGCTGGCGGGGATCGGGCCCAAAACCATCTCCTACAAGATGATCGACGGTCTTTACAAGTACAACTCGGACCGGAAGCTGTTCAGTCAAATCCCAGCCAAGACCATGTCAGCCAGCGTGGACGCCATAACCATCCACAGCCACCTATGGCAGACAAAGAAGCCAGGAACACCGAAGAAAGTAGCACCCCCCAAGTCCTAG